From Cyprinus carpio isolate SPL01 chromosome A18, ASM1834038v1, whole genome shotgun sequence:
ggacacattacccgtgtattttccggaatcgcagtgtgaaaggggctatatgAAAGATTGTGTAACTGTTCTGTAATAAAAGAtgatcacaatgctgaaaaagcccTTTCAGTATAGGCTAATtacgtttggatttgaaatcaaaataatggataaatgttgtgtttgtgttcaacAGCCGCAGATCAGGAGTGGACTGCAAACgaagtatgtgtgaaacaggcgttaccCTTCCGGGGGAGACATAGCAGTTtgaatattcatcaaaaaaattaaattgcatccATTTGTACCCCTCCAGGGTTTTGTAGGCTTTTAAAGAGTCTCCAGAGTAATGTTAGGAGGGAAAGTTGATGAGGTAGTTGTAGATATCAGGCTACTGCAGGTCAGGAAATCTACTTGTTCCTTTATTGATACGTTAAAAGCACCACTGGGGTATTATAGGGATCTGTTATCCTTAATCTATTAAGTTTTGCTATGTACAGGTCTATGTCTTCTGAATTACGCAGTGAACTCTGTTGCCTTGAAACTCATGCTGGCGCCATTCATTTCATATTGGCTCCCAGCTGTCCCTGCCTGCCAGCATGGTGGTGTAAACAGAATGGGTCACGAGACGTCCGGAGAGCTACGAGAAGCGTTATGCATGGACGTAGCCTACGTGCGGTtgccgtactgtattaaagctttaatcaggataaacccgtatattaaaagctaactgaagcagtagcatttacaaataacagcgtatctaaaagtatgagacaacaacaaatgaaaagcataccattaagagccgtgcttgcacaggtttcCATGCTACCCTCTTCACTAATATCCTCTGCATCTCAATCAGGCTCAAATTTATAAGCAATATAGAtgacgccattgtttacaatacaaccggagcacatgccgcTGCCGTGAGGGGCGGGACATTTAGACAcgcactagaggcggtttagccaatcacaacacactggactaGCTAACCAGTCAGAGCCATctcgtatttctgagggaggggcttcataaaagcaggaaatgatcagtgcttttataggagaagggacagagctgtgtggaataaaggtaaattgtgtgacaaataatgttttttatttttaaaccaagctttaacacatgttagactgcacaccataaacacaatcaagcctagaaaataAAACCGGTCACCCACCCCTTTaacaaattaaactattttttacaaaaatcaggCTGATAGGATTATATCACTTTTTATTTCCAAATATTTGTTACAGAACCATTTGTTATCTGGTATTTAATAGAATCCATTGAAAACAGAATGCAAAGCATTATAGCATTTTAGGTATGGTGcttagttttgtttattaatgaaatTCCACCTTTAACTAACAGATTGTCCAAATTTCTATTATTTCAAGCGCTCACATTATGTGCATTTAGTCATGTGCAGTGATTGGCTCAGTGTGCGGGTAAAGCTGCAAATCACAAATAGTTGgtgctttaaagaaaaaaatatatacaaaaatgctCAGCTGCTATTAGATATACTGGTTACTTGTTGTGGTAGTAACAGCCTCTGAGACAGATACCCTGTTCAAATTTTTAATGCGCAGACCTGACAGGCATACACGCAGACACTTCATCTTTGCGAGCAACTGCAGGAGGTCTCTTCGAAAACGGACCCCAATGAAGGCATACAAGATTGGATTCAGACAACAGTGGGAAAAGCCAATGCTCTCTGTCACTATTATCGCCTGTTCCAGTGTAGTGTGAGCATGGCAGCTCTGCTCAGCACCCAACATCACCAAGGTATGCATAAAAATGGTGATGTTATATGGCAGCCAGCACAGGCAGAAAACCAGTGTAACCAGTAGGGCCACTCGAATTGCTCCCTGTTTCTCCAGACTTCTCTGGCTTTGGCAAAGAGTGATGATTACAGAAGTGTAGCAGTACCCCATGATCACCAGAGGCAGAAAGAAGCACAGCAGGTGTGTGATGAAGCGGCTGGTCAACTTCCAGTTGTTTGCATAGATGCCATGGTTGTTGTAAGAACAAGATAACCTGGTAgagtttttctctttctccacagacAGGAACACCATATTGGGAATGGTCACAAATAGACATAGGAGCCAGAGCAGTGCACAGGTGAGGTGAACGGTCTTAGGTTGACGGGTCTGGAGACTGGGGATGGCGTGCACAATGGCGAGGTAGCGATCGAAGCTGATGCATGCCAAAAGCAGACTCCCACACACCAGATTTAGGTGATTAACAAGGCCCCATAGCTTGCACAGGAAGTTTCCAAAAGGCCACCCAGCTACCCCTTGAGTAACTGCAAATGGTAAAGTGAAGAGGAGGAGCAGGTCAGCCAGTGCCAGATGTAGCAGATAGATCTCTGTGATGCGTAGGTTCCTCCGCCGTTTTAGCAGAATGGTCAGGAGGAGGCCATTTCCAGTTAGCCCCAGAAAAAAAACCACACCATATACAAGAGGTTGAAACACAGAGTGAAACAGCTGCAGTGGGTTATTTTCATTGTTGCAGATGTACTGTACTCCATCAGAAGGTCCTTCTGTTATATTTTCATAGTCATTTAAAAGGTCATCCGGAAAAACCTGAAAATAGATcatataaaagtgaaaaaataaatagaaatagaacagaTCAGCTAGATCAACGACAGAGGATTTTTATTTTCTAGACACCACAATATTTACATCAGATACCCTCCAATATAAATCAATctgattattactattattttttgttcataatttGCATCCTTGCTTTatcatttgcaattttttttaattacttttttaaatggaaaCAATTAAGTTGCATACAGCAAACAGATGTATAGCCACTTGTACCATTTACAGGAAGTGATTTAAAGGAAATatcacttcctgttttttttcagtatttaaaatgaaattaattattaataatgcaaataataataataataataataaaaataatatagcaaACTGTGATtaagacaaataaaattaatcacaAGAAACAATCTAAAGATATTTAATGTGggcattatttttgttgttgttctcaaaatatacaattaatttcatatagtatgtttttcaatttgtttattaaaggaTGCAGATTTAATCGTCGATGACTACCAGTCCACAGGAAACATCTAACCATAAATTTAAAATCtaaccataaagaaaaaaaaaaaaaatattgaaattgaaatttctgAAATACTCACATCAAAAACTAAATTCTCTGTTATTTGCTCCAGGTTTGTCTTGATGTGAGTGACCATTGTTGTCTCAGAAGTGTGCGTCCTTCACTCTGGGTTTAGACAAAGCAGTGTTTAAGTGATAAAACCCCTCTGAACAGCCAACCCATGATTTACGCTCAGAGTTTCAAGACACGCCTGTTTAAAATATACCTCCTCAAGGACTCGCACTCaccttatttgaatttttttttttttttttttttttcaaaaaaaattaaagaaaccCACACATTTCCTTTACAGAACAAACACATCCCCCGCTATCGTGCATTTCAGATTTATACAGTACTAATTGGCATAGTTTGAACACTTGTACTAAACTCTCACATTTTGATCTTTATTGAGTTGATCATTACTGTTGGAAGCTGCAGTGGTTTTCTTTTTACCACTTGGCTGACCAAACCTTAGCACCTATCTGTTTTCACAGCAGTCACACTTGGTTACAGAAACCTATTTAAAATTTCCACTTTATTCAATAAGTAACTTGGGCACATTGGTTCTGGCAAATATGCTGCATACATAGACATGTTGTGGACAAATagcatatgaaaataaaaaaaaaaaaaaaaaaaaaaaaaaaaaaatatataatataacaataaataaaaaaaaaaaaaatatatatatatatatatatataaagtaaacaaacagaaattgtgatatgaattattttacaaaactaaaatttgttacaattgttttatttctatttctttttgaaattaaaaaagtaagGGCAGATAATGAAGGAAAAATCATTGCACTTTGGCCACTACATAATtcccatatttatttaattactttatcaTTATCCAGatgtttaaacaataatattaataaactcaCACCAATGCGTCTTGCTAAGGCAGGCATCACTTTCACTATTACTCATATGGACGCTAGATGTACCTTAGATGTTCACTTCAGCACAAACCTCAAGTAACCACCTGCAACAATCTTGCATCGTGGCAACAGGTTTTGCACAGAAGCGCTGCTAGTTGTGAAAATGATTGCTACAACCATGAACACAGTGTTTGAAGCTTGTTGGAGTGGCTCCAGTTTACTATCTGGGGGGAAAAATCACATTGATAACACGCACATTGCTTGTTTGTACTCTCTTGTTACTACTATAATGGGACTATAaaatccatctatccattttCCAACAGCTTGTCCTGTGAAGTTAAAACCCAAATTCAGTTCACAGTGTGAATAAACATCATGGTAAGGAAGAGTAATTCAGCTCTTTAAGGCAATGAATTAACTATCTCTAAACCCCACAGGTGTCCCTATCAACAGATTCCTACTTTGTGCACACCAAACCTTTTCAACACTTatgaaataagtaataataataacaataaaatgtatgtttttaggCATCCAACTTAATGTCAGCTTTAAATCACATTACCTCCAATTAGCCTGGCACAGACATGTTGACTAATTAAATGACTCACATGTCAGGTTTCCACCAAGAGCCAAGAAAAAACAAGCTCAGGTAAGAATGAAACTGCGCTGCCatgtaattatgaatatatttcattattttaaaggagAGGTATAATTGTGATGATCTCATACGCCTACAAAGGAcgcaaaaaataaaactgcaatacATATATGCAATAtagattgttttaaaaacaagatatataaaaaatatgaaagcaacagtaaaaatgttttactaaataATTGTAAATGCGGCTGGTGTTTTTGTGGATCAGATGGGGCTCTCATGTGACTGATTATGGGAGTGTTTAAAGATGACTGGAAGCCATCTTACACACTCGCTTAACACCCCTAAATATATGTCACAACTCTACACCTGAAATtcgcaaacacagacacacagaaagagaTTCTCAGCCCAAATTCGGTAAGTTCACCGACAGTTAAATGAATGCTGTACGTGGTCAGATTTTAGATCGGTTTTGTGGCTTCTTTGTAGCCGAGTGTTGACATATTTGACTGTGGTGTCTTTTGTATGTTCGGCTCAGTTACAGCATTCGGGGAATTGCTTTAGTAAGACCTGTATCTTTTCTATCCAGTGTATTATCGTTTAATAAAAATCGGTGTTTAGTAGTTTTGACTGTTAATGATGAATCTGTGACTGTTAATTCGCGTGCGGCCTGTGTATGGACGCAACAGCTAACGAGCTCGAGCACAGTTCTAACGTTTTCTTCTTTATCTCACACAGTTCAAATATTCAATTCTACTGACAACAAaggcaacatattaaaatggcATAAGTATAGATGTATTTCCTAATTTGTTAAACGCTGTTGAAATTGACTGATGTGAAGCCGCCAGCGGCAGCTGCGTAAGTTAGCTAAACATTAGCATTAGCTGCGTGACAGCGGGTTTCACGTTGTGAGGAATCAAGACGGTTAAAATTTAACAGTGTTAACCACATAACAACAAAGTTGTATTGATTACACTGAGATACATTGGTTTGCTGTGCTCGGTAAGTGAGTTTCGTGAACTGTGGACTTTCGGTTATGTTAAGCGAACTGAAGTGAATTTCTATAGTCTCTAATTTTATCCTGATTCCACAGCTGTTTGGCCAAAGTGTCACTGCACCTGTTTTACAAACACAACATCAGAGAAGTCGTCCTGTTAATGTAAGCTACATGAAATCTGTAAATGGTTGCGCATCAGCGAGGCTGTTTTAAAATTAGGCCTGTCGTGTTGACTTTGTGCCAGGTGCTGCAGCCATCATTACTGAGATCAGATTTGACTTTAAATATAAGGTTTGCGGTCTAGTTCATGTGTACAAACCTTGCAAGTTTTTTCCTTTTATGGAGTCTTTCAGTCTGATTacaagagattttatttttacagactaTGCCTAGACTGACTAGACTCTCTTGCTCCTCTAACATTACAATTTAGTGAAAATGTGCTGCTTTAATACCACACGTGATAAATCACTACTCGCGTTGGTCTGTGTTAGTGATGGATATAATAACCAGGACACCTTTTGCCATTTTGAGATTATGCAATTAGTAAAacctcatttaaaacaaaacctcGCTTGTCACTTTCAAAATTTACCAACAGGATTGTCAAAGAAATCACTTAAAAATAGTAGTAATACTAGTAATAGATATTGTATAAAAACAAGTGTGCTTTTTAACAattagcaatacatttgttacaatatttattagtttataatgctagttaataaaatacaactattcATTAAGATCAAGTTAGCTTAGTTTAATTAAAACTAACAGACGTGATAATGTATTaggaaatgctgaaattaacaaaTTACTAAATGCttttagaagtgtttttttttttttttcattgttaatctTAACTAGAGTTGTTAACTAATGTTATGAAATGGAAACTGTTACCAACTATATTAATATTGGCGGTCCCTGGATTCTTTGAGAGTCTGGATGCAGAGTCCCTGGCTCAGTAAAAGTTGTGAAAACCCTGCGCTACAAAACTGGTATCAATTCGAATTGATTCAATTCTATAACTGGTATCTAATTCGCTATCTAAAATTGACTGGTGGTTTTGTTTGACATTTCATATTTTGTGCTTTATGATGGTCTTTCTCTCACACAGGTGGGAAACCTTTGAAATCATTGATGTTGAATAATTGGAGAGAAAGGAATGAACAGAATAATTGAAAAGACCACTGGCTTCCTGGCTCCTGGTCTGTAAAACTTTTGCAGAGGAGGGATTCACTCATTCATGGAGGGATAACTGAAGCTAATCTTCTGCTTATTATTTCTGTGACCTGTTGCTTTAGTGACATTGACATTGAGATGTTCCACAAGAGACTTGCATATTGAGGAACAAGGAACTGGTTATAAAATATCGCTTTAACCGTCTCagttttttcttattctttttaatttcttttttttttttttttgcactttggaTACTGAAAGTTGTGGGAAGGACAACTTGCAAATTGTTTTGCAAGCCCATTAagataaagtattattattattatctccactgttgttttttttcactcactatttGGAAGAGAGAATATTTAAGTCATGAGTACAGCCAGAATGGAAAATCCAGTGATTCTGGGACTATCAAATCAAAATGGCCAAATGCGAGGCTCTGTGAAGCCAGCAGGTGGTCctggaggaggtggaggggggTCCCAAACAACGCAGCCAGCCCAGGTCAAACCCTCCAGCACAGTCAACAACGGCAACTCCCAGCCTGCACCCACAGCCAACACTATCATCAAGTAAGTCCTTTAGGGAAGTGCAAATTGGTGATGGTGATGATTGGGATTTGATGTCATTTTTAAACCTTTACAGGCCTGGGGATGACTGGAAGAAGAATCTAAAGCTTCCTCCGAAGGATTTGCGGATGAGAACTTCAGTAAGTCCATCTCTAACACATGTATTTGTATGTCTCTTAAAGTATCCTCTGAACCGGAATCCTTCTCTGATGTCCTGCATGTGGTCGTGAAATTTACAGGATGTGACGGCAACCAAGGGAAACGAGTTTGAGGATTATTGCCTGAAACGGGAGCTGCTTATGGGCATCTTTGAAATGGGCTGGGAGAAACCGTCACCCATACAGGTAAAAGGCAGCAGAAAAATGGACATTGGATGGCAAATATTTCAGATATGAATCACTCTTGGCTAAAGAGATCTGATATACCTATAGAAATCAGTCAAATTTTTTTAGAGCCAATCACAAGCACAAATACCAtgtgtagggccctatgaaaccACTTTTATTGTGTTcctaaatttagtttttcaggaTTTCATTAATGGGTAACTTCAATTTTAGTAATCAATACGTGTGTCtaaattgaaattatgaaacttacataatttaacagcaatttattagaagtttttaacagaaatgtacatttaagaCCCCTGTGAAATCTAAATTTTTCCCAAATTTTTTCGTTTTCTGTATCTGAtgcaaatacaaatttattaaaagtgctggtaatcaaataaatgtgtaaacCATGAAAATTCTGTTGAACTGTAAAATAGTCaacagttcctttttttttttttttttttttttttttttggcaaacaaggtttactgttaaaatgaaaacaactttattattattaagtacacTATTATGCATGGGGTTGGGTTTATGATATCGGTGCcaaatttatacttttaaaccGGTGCCTGAACCGATACTAAAAAAAAGTCCATTTAAAAACTGTCCATTTCAGAGACCCAGGACAAATTTCAATCTAAAATTTTGGCGGGTTGGCATGTAGTTTGTGTCTATCTAACAATAGTTTTTGTTCAGttgaaatgcttgtgaagtgaatTCTCAGCAGCCCTGGAGAGGAAGTTCAAGTCCTCAACAGGTGCTGAGAACAGGGCGAGTGTTACGCATGCTTGAGCATGTGTAGTAGATGAAACCATGCCAGTCATTCACACAGATGTGCAAAACAAGcagatttcatatttaaatagtttccTTAATAGCAGCCGATGtctatgaatttatatatttgtttaaactttCACTTTAACTAAATGATGTCTCTTACAGAAATTGGCTTCAGAGTATTtaggtttttaaactttttgtctGTCAGTGACCATGCAGTTTGCATCCTCTGTAAGGAGAGAAGCTTGAGTTTAATCTGACACGTGTGGTTGGAGAGCATTCCCATTGCGTTGTCTGGGAGGGACATTCTTGCCAGAGCCAAGAACGGCACAGGAAAAAGTGGCGCCTACCTCATTCCCTTACTTGAACGCATTGACCTGAAGAAAGACAGCATACAAGGTCAGTGGCCAACTTGATTTTGGCACATTTACAAGAAGTTGTTAGGTTGCATGATTATAGGCTTTATACATGATTTCTCTATTGCTTTTAAGTGACTTCAAGCTTTAAATGCTTTCTGCAGCGTTGGGTATCGTGCCCACTAGAGAACTGGCTCTACAGGTGAGCCAGATATGTATTCAGGTCAGCAAACACATGGGCGGGGTCAAGGTCATGGCAACAACAGGTGGAACCAACCTCCGTGATGACATCATGAGACTTGATGAAACAGGCAAGTGTTCATAATCTGGTGGGAAATGTTTTTTGAACTATTTTACATATACCCTTCCGTAAACACTGGATCTCACTGGATTTAACCTTTTCCCTTTGTAGTGCATGTTGTCATTGCCACTCCAGGAAGAATTTTAGACCTCATCAAAAAGGGAGTGGCCAAAGTCAATCAAGTACAGATGATCGTGTTGGATGAGGTATGAGAATGAGAGCTTTATCTTGTTCTTAGGCTAATTACTGAGTTAACTGCCATAGAGTAATACTCATATCTCTTGTATGTTCTGCCCATGTAACCGAGTAGGCAGATAAGCTCCTGTCACAGGACTTTGTACAGATGATGGAGGAGATTCTGAGCTATTTGCCCAAACAAAGGCAAATTTTGCTGTATTCTGCCACCTTCCCACTGAGTGTGCAGAAGTTCATGGTAAGCCCACTGATTTCTAAACAAAGATctatataaaagtgttttttatggattttagtttttattaaagtatgcatttttaaatttaaaaccacTGTGAGCACGCCACTAACTAGTTACCAACTTATGGTAACGGTTAACATGTGAAGGTTATGATTCATGAGTCATGATCTGTCAAGGGATGGGGAAATCGCCGAGTTTGTAACAAGATGAAACAAAAGCAGTGTTGTGGTTTTCTTCACAATAGTTAGAAAGCCAAAATCAGATTTGATCAAATATGATTAAATGCGCTGCCCTTGTGGCCTTACTGTTTATTCACGCGAGCATGCAGCGTATGCAATATAATGGCATTTTGCCTTTGCTGCCTAACAATGTAGAAAACACTGATCTGTACTtaaatgtttgctgcattttaAAGCCTAATAATATAATCATTGTATGCAATTATCTCCAAAGGCTATCGTTGTGGTTCAGAAAGTATTCATTTATGCTATATTTTTGTGAACAGAACACCCATCTGCAGAAGCCCTATGAGATAAACCTGATGGATGAGCTGACCCTGAAGGGGGTTACTCAGTATTACGCCTATGTAACCGAAAGGCAGAAAGTCCATTGCCTTAATACTCTGTTCTCCAGGGTAAAAACCTTATGATCCTCGTGCATCCCACATTTTATCTAACGAAGATTTGAAAATTAGCATTGCTGTCCTCCTGATTGTTGCAGACATCCTattcaatgtttgtttttgtttttcagctccAGATCAATCAGTCTATAATCTTCTGCAATTCATCACAGCGAGTGGAGCTCCTGGCAAAGAAGATCTCTCAGCTTGGATACTCGTGTTTCTACATTCACGCCAAGATGAGACAGGTGGGAATAGAGAGGGCGTGTGGTGTTACTGCACTGCTGTTGGCAGAATTTTGAAATGGAGCAAGTGTTTATGTAATGAATTGTGGaggatgtacagtatttattattttaattagtttggtTTTATAAACCAGCCAAACTGTTGACATTCTGAATTCTGTGTCTTGGTTAATGTTATGCTAATGCAAGTTTTAATTTTCCTTTAGGAACACAGAAACCGTGTGTTTCACGATTTCAGAAATGGCTTATGTCGAAATCTCGTCTGCACTGGTAAGTAGAGTTGAAAATCTGGATGTTTCAAGGTGGCCGCGGGTCTTTAAATCTTTCTtaaatttcttttgtaattttaggTTTAGTTGTTATTCTGTATGACAGACACAGTGAGGGTTTGAAATCTGTTGGAATACAGGTCGAACTA
This genomic window contains:
- the LOC109110361 gene encoding probable ATP-dependent RNA helicase ddx6; this translates as MSTARMENPVILGLSNQNGQMRGSVKPAGGPGGGGGGSQTTQPAQVKPSSTVNNGNSQPAPTANTIIKPGDDWKKNLKLPPKDLRMRTSDVTATKGNEFEDYCLKRELLMGIFEMGWEKPSPIQVESIPIALSGRDILARAKNGTGKSGAYLIPLLERIDLKKDSIQALGIVPTRELALQVSQICIQVSKHMGGVKVMATTGGTNLRDDIMRLDETVHVVIATPGRILDLIKKGVAKVNQVQMIVLDEADKLLSQDFVQMMEEILSYLPKQRQILLYSATFPLSVQKFMNTHLQKPYEINLMDELTLKGVTQYYAYVTERQKVHCLNTLFSRLQINQSIIFCNSSQRVELLAKKISQLGYSCFYIHAKMRQEHRNRVFHDFRNGLCRNLVCTDLFTRGIDIQAVNVVINFDFPKLGETYLHRIGRSGRFGHLGLAINLITYDDRFNLKGIEEQLGTEIKPIPGSIDKSLYVAEYHSESGEEVKL
- the LOC109110362 gene encoding C-X-C chemokine receptor type 5-like, with amino-acid sequence MVTHIKTNLEQITENLVFDVFPDDLLNDYENITEGPSDGVQYICNNENNPLQLFHSVFQPLVYGVVFFLGLTGNGLLLTILLKRRRNLRITEIYLLHLALADLLLLFTLPFAVTQGVAGWPFGNFLCKLWGLVNHLNLVCGSLLLACISFDRYLAIVHAIPSLQTRQPKTVHLTCALLWLLCLFVTIPNMVFLSVEKEKNSTRLSCSYNNHGIYANNWKLTSRFITHLLCFFLPLVIMGYCYTSVIITLCQSQRSLEKQGAIRVALLVTLVFCLCWLPYNITIFMHTLVMLGAEQSCHAHTTLEQAIIVTESIGFSHCCLNPILYAFIGVRFRRDLLQLLAKMKCLRVCLSGLRIKNLNRVSVSEAVTTTTSNQYI